One genomic segment of Pandoraea sputorum includes these proteins:
- a CDS encoding 3-hydroxybutyrate dehydrogenase, whose translation MNQLNGKVAVVTGAASGIGKEIALTLARAGAAIAIADLNQQGADAVAEEIKAAGGKAIGVAMDVTNEEAVNSGIDKVAQTFGSVDILISNAGIQIVNPIENYAFSDWKKMQAIHVDGAFLTTKAALKHMYKDDRGGIVIYMGSVHSHEASPLKSAYVAAKHALLGLARVLAKEGAKHNVRSHVICPGFVRTPLVDKQIPEQAKELGISEDDVIKKVMLGGTVDGVFTTVDDVAQTALFLATFPSAAFTGQSFVVSHGWFMQ comes from the coding sequence ATGAATCAGCTGAATGGGAAAGTCGCGGTGGTGACGGGGGCCGCGAGCGGCATCGGCAAAGAGATTGCGCTGACGCTGGCGCGTGCCGGTGCGGCCATTGCGATTGCGGATCTGAACCAGCAGGGCGCGGACGCCGTCGCCGAAGAAATCAAGGCGGCCGGTGGCAAGGCCATCGGGGTGGCGATGGACGTCACGAACGAAGAGGCGGTGAACAGCGGCATCGACAAGGTTGCGCAGACGTTCGGTTCCGTGGACATCCTGATCTCGAACGCAGGCATTCAGATCGTCAATCCGATCGAGAACTACGCGTTTTCCGATTGGAAGAAGATGCAGGCGATTCACGTCGATGGCGCGTTTCTCACGACCAAGGCGGCGCTTAAGCACATGTACAAGGACGACCGCGGTGGCATCGTCATTTACATGGGGTCGGTGCATTCGCATGAGGCGTCGCCGCTTAAGTCGGCGTACGTCGCGGCCAAACATGCGTTGCTTGGCCTCGCCCGCGTGCTGGCCAAGGAAGGCGCGAAGCATAACGTGCGCTCGCACGTCATCTGCCCGGGCTTCGTGCGTACGCCGCTCGTCGACAAGCAGATTCCCGAGCAGGCCAAGGAGCTTGGCATCTCGGAAGACGACGTCATCAAGAAGGTGATGCTGGGCGGCACGGTCGATGGTGTGTTCACCACGGTCGACGACGTCGCCCAGACGGCACTCTTCCTCGCGACGTTCCCGAGTGCGGCGTTCACCGGACAGTCGTTTGTCGTGAGTCACGGCTGGTTCATGCAGTAA